One part of the Ovis canadensis isolate MfBH-ARS-UI-01 breed Bighorn chromosome 8, ARS-UI_OviCan_v2, whole genome shotgun sequence genome encodes these proteins:
- the NDUFAF4 gene encoding NADH dehydrogenase [ubiquinone] 1 alpha subcomplex assembly factor 4 yields MGAAVARAVRNFNLENRAEREISRMKPSPAPRHPSTKNLLREQMSSHPEIKREIDRKDDKLLSLLKDVYVDSQDPVSSLQGKDAATRQKPKEFRLAKDHQFDMMNVKNIPKGKISIVEALTLLNNHKLYPDTWTAKKIAEEYHLEQQDVNSLLKYFVTFEVKIFPPEGKKAIESK; encoded by the exons ATGGGGGCTGCGGTGGCTCGCGCAGTCAGGAATTTCAACCTAGAGAATCGGGCGGAACGGGAAATCAGCAGAATGAAGCCTTCCCCCGCTCCCAGGCACCCCTCCACCAAAAACCTCCTGCGAGAGCAGATGAGCA gccATCCAGAAATTAAGAGAGAAATTGATAGGAAAGATGACAAACTGCTGTCATTACTAAAAGACGTGTATGTTGATTCCCAAGATCCCGTGTCTTCTTTGCAG GGAAAGGATGCCGCAACACGTCAGAAGCCTAAGGAGTTCAGGTTGGCGAAAGACCATCAGTTTGACATGATGAATGTTAAGAACATTCCCAAAGGCAAAATTTCCATTGTAGAGGCATTGACACTTCTCAATAATCATAAACTTTATCCAGACACATGGACTGCTAAGAAAATAGCTGAAGAATACCATCTAGAACAGCAAGATGTAAATTCCCTTCTCAAATATTTTGTGACTTTTGAAGTCAAAATCTTCCCCCCTGAAGGCAAGAAAGCAATAGAATCAAAATGA